atgtattttggtaaatactttatatattgaacCCTATATtcttaagtgttgttttaaaatttctagccacattctacatttttattatgtatgctaaactttttttcatggtacatgagcatcgtttaattttttttataaattaatttattaaaaaaatttcatatacttcctaaattagtggactaactattataaaatcgctattctctaaaaaatggagataacaatggttccaaacctatttgaccatcatcatatattagtacatgaggaaattatgcattaaatcgattttgatatattttttgaatttttctcaaaagttatgtgttaacccctacaaaaataataaattttggtaaatgttttatatactgaaccctataatatttagtgttgttttaaaatttctatccACATaccacatttgtattaatatatgctaaactctcttttatggtacatgagcatcgtttaattttttttttaattaatttagtaaaatttcatatgctccctaaattagtggactaacctttattaaatcgttattttctagagaaatgaagacaataaaggtttcaaacttctttgaccatcatcatatattagtacaagaggcaactatgcattaaaacaatcttgttatattttttgaatttttctcaaaatctatgtggtaacccctacgaaaatattgagttttacgttaaacgctctatatacggaagcctaaacattttagtgttgttttaaaatttctaaccatattctacatttgtattaatgtatgttaaactctctttcatggtatatatgaatcgttataatttgtttattaattaatttagtaaaacttcataatactccaaaaatcgttggaataaccactataaaatagctgttttcttgaaaaacagagacaacagaggctccaaacctctttcaagatcataatatgttagtgcatgatgcaactatgcattaaaacaatattgtcatatttttgaaattttctcaaaatttatatgttataacccctacaaaaataatgaattttgataaatgctttatatattgaaccctataatctttagtgttgtattaaaatttctagccacattctacatttgtattatgtatgctaaactctttttcatgttacatgtgcatcgtttaattttttataaattaatttagaaaaatttcATGTACtacctaaattagtggactaagcattataaaattgctattttctacAGAAATGAAGACaataaaggttccaaacttctttgaacatcatcatatattagtacataagacaactatgcattaaaacaatattgttatatttttcgaatttttctgaaaatctatgtggtaacccctacgaaaatattgagttttacgttaaacactCTATAAACTAAGCCTAAACgttttactttgttttatattttctaaccTTATTCTATATTTGTAGTACTGTATTTTAAATTCACTTTCATGGTATAttggaatcgttataattttttattaattaatttaggtaaacttcataatactccataatcgatagaataaccactataaaatctttattttcttgaaaaacgacGACAACAGaggctctaaacctctttcaacatcatcatatgttagtggatGAGGCAAATGTGCATtataacaatattgtcatattttttgaaatattctcaaaatctatgtgttaacacctacaaaaataataaatttcagtaaatgctttatatattgaactctataatctttagtgttggttttaaaatttctagccacattctacatttgtgttaatgtatgttaaactctctttcatggtacatgagcattttttaattttttttataattaatttagtaaaatttattatactccctaaattactggaataactattataaaatcgctattttcaaaagaaatgaagacaataaaggttccaaacctctttgaccatcatcatatattagtacagaaaggcaactatgcattaaagaaatattttatattttttgatttttttttcaatatctatgtggtaacccctacgaaaataatgagttttatgttaaacgctctatatccTGAAGCCTAaaaattttagtgttgttttaaaatttctaacgatattctacatttgtattaacgtattctaaactctctttcatagtatatgagaatctttataattttttattaattaatttagtaaaacttcataatactcaaaAAATCggtagaataaccactataaaataactattttcttgaaaaacgaagaCAGCAGAGGATCAAaatctctttcaacatcataatatgttagtgcaggatgcaactatgcattaaaacaatattgtcatatttttttaagttttctcaaaatctatgtgttaaccaacccctacaaaaataattaattttggtaaatgctttatatactgaaccatataatctttaatgctgttttaaaatttctaaccacattttatatttgtattaatgtatgttaaactctctttaatggtgCATGACGAtcgttcaatattttttataagttaatttagtaaaacttcatatacttcctaaattagtaaactaaccattataaaattactattctctagagaaatagagataacaaaggtttcaaacctctttgaccatcatcctATTTAAGTataggaggcaactatgcattaaaccaatattgttatatttttttattttttctcaaaatctatgtgttaacccctacaaaaataatgaattttggtaaatgttttatatactgaaccctataatctttagtattgttttaaaatttctagtcacattccacatttgtattaatgtatgctaaactctttttcatggtatatgagcatcgtttaatttttttataaattaatttagtaaaatttcatatactccctaaatcaatagactaaccattataaaatcgttattttctagggaaatggagacaattaaggttccaaacctctttgaatataatcatatattagtacagaaGGCAACTATACAttgaaacaatattgttatattttttgaatttttctcaaaatctatgtggtaacccttacgaaaatattgagttttatgttaaacgctctatatactgaagccttaaatttttagtgttgttttaaaatttctaaccatattctacatatgtgataatttattttaatctttctttcatggtatatgggaatcattatcattttttttattaattaatttagtaaacttcataatactccaaaaatgagtggaataaccactataaaataactattttcttgcaaaacagagacaacagaggctcaaaacctctttcaacatcataatatgttagtgcaggatgcaactatgcattaaaacaatattgtcatatattttgaaattttctcaaaatctatgtgttaacccctataaaaataatgaattttggtaaatgctttatatactgaaccctataatctttagtgttgttttaaaatttataaccacattctacatttgtattaatatatgctaaactctctttcatggtacatgaacatcgtttaatttttttataaattaatttagtaaaatttcatatactccctaaattaatggactaaccattataaaatctctattctctagagaaatgaagacaacaacggtttcaaacatctttgaccatcaccatatattagtacaggaagAAACTATGTATTAcgcaatattttatattttctgaaattttctcaaaatttatgtgttaacctcCTACAAAAAtgttgagttttacgttaaacgctctatatactgaagcctaaaatttttaatgttgtttttaatttctaaccaaattttaaatttgtattaaggtatgtaaactctctttcatagtacataggtatcgttataatttgtttatcaatttatttagtaaaacttcataatattccctaaatcggtagaataaccattataaaatcgttattttcttgaaaaacagagataaTAGAGGCacccttcataatatgttagtagatgatgcaactatgcattaaaataatatttttatattttttgatattttctcaaaattaatatgtaacccctacaaaaatatagaattttggtaaattctttgtATATTGAACCATATACtctttagtattttttaaaaatttctaaccacattctacatttgtattaatttatgctaaactcTATTCATCGTACATGAGTatcgtttattttttttataaattaatttagtaaaatttcatatattccctaaattagtagactaaccattataatatcgctattctctagagaaataaagacaacaaaggttccaaccctctttgaccatcaccatatattagtacatgattcaactatgcattaaagcaatattgttatatttgtgaatttttcttaaaatctatgtgtgaccctacgaaaatattaagttttacgttaaacgctctatatactgaagcctaaactttttagtgttgttttaaaatttctaaccatattctacatttgtattactGTATTGTAAACTaactttcatggtatatgagaatcgttataatgctttattaattaatttagtaaaacttcttaatacttccaaaatcggtggaataaccactataaaatggcAATTTTCTTGAAatcggagaaaacaaaggtttcaaacctctttcaacatcaacatatgttagtgcaggatgcaactatgcattaaaacaatattaccatattttttgaaattttctcgaaatctatgtgttaacccctacaaaaatattgaattttggtaaaagCTTTACATACTCaaccatataatctttagtattgttttaaaatttttaaccacattctatatttgtattaatgtattctaaactctctttcatgatacatgagcatcgttaaagatttttataaaataatttagtaaaatttcttatactccctaagttagtggactaaccattatcaaaTAGCAATTCTCTTAAGAAATGAAGACCAAAAAGGTTCTAAACCTCCTTgaccatcaccatatattagtacaggaggcagatatgcattaaagcaatattgttatatgttttaagttttctcaaattctatgtgttaaccccctacgaaaatattgagttttacgttaaacgctctatatactgaagcctaaactttttagtgttgtattaaaaattttaaccacattctacattcgtattaatgtatgttaaactctctttcatggtatatggaaatcgttatatatttttatcaattaatttagtaaaacttcataatactccctaaatcggtggaataaccactacaaaatcgctattttcttgaaaaacggaaacaacaaagacTATAAACCTCTTTCAAAATCATCATATTAGTgtagaatgcaactatgcattaatattttcatattttttgaaattttctcaaaatgctttatatatttaaccatataatctttagtattgttttaacatttctaaccacattctgcatttgtattaatgtacgataaactctctttcatggtgcatgagcatcgtttaatatttttataagttaatttagtaaaacttcatatactctataaattagtggactggccactataaaatcgctattctctagacaaatggtacatgagcatcgttaaatttttaataaattaatttaataatatttcatatattcccTATAGtctttggtaaatgttttatatactgaaccctataatctttagtgttgttttaaaatttctaaccacattctacatttgtattaatgtatgttaaattctctttcgtggtatatgagaatcgttataattttttatcaattaatttataaaacttcataatattcactaaatcggtggaataaccactacaaaatcgctattttcttgaaaaacggagacaacaaaagctctaaacctctttcaacatcatcatatattagtgtatGATGCAACTAATGGTTTATATCTGaggcctataatatttagtgttgttataaaatttctaaccacattctacctttgtattaatgtatgtttaaCTCTTCTTCATGGTGCATGAGCatcattcaatattttttataatttagtttagtaaaattttatatattctataaattagtggactaaccattataaaatcgttattctttAGACAAATGGAAATAACAAATGTTCCAACCTCTTTTGACCATTATCATATATCAGTACATGAGGTCAATTGGAGCGTCATCTTCCGAGGCAATCTCCAAATTggtaggatatatatatatatatatattagtcagcACATTCCATTGAAACTGTGCGGGTCACACCCAGtagatataatttttgaaattacgCTTAATTTGTTCTTattgggaaaaaaaaattaagcaaataggtaaaaacaaaacacacacaatgCAATTGTTCATGAACATTTAGTTATCTTCTCTTTCACATCAGCATCATAATTAACAACTCGTTGAGGCTCCATTGCATGACACTCCCTGCAAGCCAACATCACCGCCTTTAAAACCCTCTTCCACCACTTCATTAACTTACTTCCTCTTCTCTCCtccgccttcttcttcttcttccccctTACCGTCTTTTTCTTCCTTCCACCAACCTTAATCCCTCCTCCGTTACTTTTCACCGACCCTTCTCTCTTAAACACCGGAGTTATATGCTGCCACCTCCTCGTATACGACCCGTAAAGCTGCGCCGTCACTATCTCCGTCGCCTTCTTTCTCTTGCATTGCGTGGGGATATATGAATGCCTATTCGTCGCTGTAGTATTGACTCTTTTACCATTGTTGGATGGTGGCTTCTTTAAATCCAATATTGAGGATGGCATGTTTCTCATGCCGCAAGTCCCTGACCTTACGCTCCTAGTCTTCTCAGACCGAGAACCAAAACAAGTCACGTTAGTCTCTTCTTTGAAGACACTGCAAGTGCTTGTTCTTGGAGTAAAAGATGTCGGGCTGCAGCTGCTAACACTACTCCGGCTGCTCGTGCTGTCGCTCCGGAATGTGTTTTCGCTGGTCGTACGTGACGCCGAACGGGTTATCGGAAAAGTGTGTGGTAATAGACGGCCGTTGAGAAAAAGGTGATCGGCGGGAGAATGTTCAGAATGGGAAGGGGAAGAAGGAGTCAACGATCCAAATTCAAAGTCAGATGATGACATCTCCGGCGATGTATCCGGGCTTCTTTCGCCGGACTTTGGGGTAGTTCTCCGGTCGTCCTCCATATGCAAGACGGTGTACTTGTGTGTGAGTGAATgtgtttaattagttttaactTGTGTTTATATAAGGAGTTTGAAGCGGGGCACGTGGCGACATGGGTACGGCAGTCAGAGACTTGCCAGCTCAGTGTTTGACTTCTTGTGGGGACAAACCAAAGAATGTGATCCAAGTGATGTAGTGTTCGTGTCATGATATTGTCTAAACTCTTTAAAGTGTTTTGGATCCCTAAACGATCCCACATGTTCCtctcttttagatttttagtcACGAGGCATTATCTATCTCTCCCTGTTTCGTAgtataacttttttcttttttggtaatCTGTTTCGTAGTaactttgttttttgtttaaagtAATGGTGTTTGATGACTTTTTTTAGAATTGTAAAGGTCAGAGACACATTCTCTCTTTGAACTCTGAAGCAACTCTGAAGGTTCTCACACGGTCTGCGAAAATATTAGTTATCAGCAGAAAGCAGCAATGGCTTTATGCAAAagcttatataaaaatatacaaagacaaccaaaagaagaagagaaaacaaatcTCTATTCGTAATCTAACTGGTATCATATGCAAATGGAATCTTTAGttcatatattaattaaaatttatattttgtggtTTAGACTCTAGACTGAGACATGGTCTACTTGTtaatttagtgttgtttaataTTTAGAATAATCTatcagtttatttttatttagaatatttcaATTCAACCTCTTGAATCTATTAATCTATTAACATTTTCTACAAAAACTTATTAGTGTTTATGGATGATGATagtattgtatattttttttttgatcaaacatgATAGTattgtaataataataaaaataataacaataattatgtgttaaaaataattatatttgttttaacttGGATTTAGTAAAAAGATATAGAAATCAATTGAATAACTCATATAATCATTTTTTAACCCTAAAGCGTCGTTGATTGAAAACATGGAGGAAC
This genomic interval from Brassica napus cultivar Da-Ae chromosome A6, Da-Ae, whole genome shotgun sequence contains the following:
- the LOC106351052 gene encoding uncharacterized protein LOC106351052, with amino-acid sequence MEDDRRTTPKSGERSPDTSPEMSSSDFEFGSLTPSSPSHSEHSPADHLFLNGRLLPHTFPITRSASRTTSENTFRSDSTSSRSSVSSCSPTSFTPRTSTCSVFKEETNVTCFGSRSEKTRSVRSGTCGMRNMPSSILDLKKPPSNNGKRVNTTATNRHSYIPTQCKRKKATEIVTAQLYGSYTRRWQHITPVFKREGSVKSNGGGIKVGGRKKKTVRGKKKKKAEERRGSKLMKWWKRVLKAVMLACRECHAMEPQRVVNYDADVKEKITKCS